A genomic stretch from Pochonia chlamydosporia 170 chromosome 4, whole genome shotgun sequence includes:
- a CDS encoding alginate lyase 2 (similar to Metarhizium robertsii ARSEF 23 XP_007825991.1) produces MHFSLNAASLAAISLLFTNAGAVPATQETRATCGSGNLDLSKWKLQLPTGSTGHPDTISSSDLCNGYSSQYFYMQGDALVMKVPGGPSSGKCVTTPNSQHCRTELRENKPASWDPKGKTNRLIGDLKVTQNDGEICIGQIHIDDSISSKPVAELYYNSAGALAVGVNTCRTCSQKRTSIGNVPKGQRFTYEIRYEGNKLSVSINGGAFKTLSTYDLNAPKSYFKAGNYNQHDVPTTVQFYKIQTSHS; encoded by the coding sequence ATGCATTTCTCACTCAACGCCGCCtccttggccgccatctccctcctcttcaccaatGCCGGAGCCGTCCCTGCCACCCAAGAAACCCGTGCCACTTGCGGCAGCGGTAATCTCGACCTCTCCAAGTGGAAGCTTCAACTTCCCACCGGCAGCACCGGTCACCCCGACACCATCTCGTCTTCTGACCTCTGCAACGGCTACTCCAGCCAGTACTTCTACATGCAGGGTGATGCTCTCGTCATGAAAGTCCCTGGTGGCCCATCATCCGGCAAATGCGTCACCACGCCCAACAGCCAGCACTGCCGTACTGAGCTCCGCGAGAACAAGCCCGCGTCATGGGATCCCAAGGGCAAGACGAACCGTCTCATCGGTGACCTCAAGGTTACGCAGAACGACGGCGAGATTTGCATTGGTCAAATCCACATTGATGATtccatctccagcaagcCAGTTGCCGAGTTGTACTACAACTCTGCGGGTGCTTTGGCCGTGGGCGTCAATACTTGCCGCACTTGCAGCCAGAAGCGCACCTCCATCGGCAATGTGCCCAAGGGCCAGCGATTCACGTACGAAATTCGCTACGAGGGCAACAAGCTGTCCGTCAGCATTAACGGCGGTGCGTTCAAGACTCTCAGCACCTACGACTTGAATGCTCCCAAGAGCTActtcaaggctggcaacTACAACCAGCATGATGTTCCTACCACTGTTCAGTTCTACAAGATCCAGACCAGCCA
- a CDS encoding haloalkanoic acid dehalogenase (similar to Talaromyces stipitatus ATCC 10500 XP_002477933.1), with amino-acid sequence MRDLKSYGALSFDCYGTLVDWEGGIIKALTPLTKHLCPNTATTYDRQALLTLYAACEGRIQRQYPKMKYPSILEQVYDELAKEMDLQEHVTPEDRAAFGASIGAWEPFPDTIAALHQLSKHFKLVILSNVDKESFSRTLAGPLAGITFDAVYVAEEIGSYKPSLNNFDYLAKRCELDLQVPKHKILQTAYALFHDLTPAKKYGLDVCLIERKPNVMGGEVENLEDGITLDFTFPTLREMVDAVA; translated from the coding sequence ATGCGAGATTTAAAGTCCTACGGGGCTCTCTCGTTTGACTGCTACGGAACCCTCGTCGATTGGGAaggcggcatcatcaagGCTCTTACACCGCTCACAAAACACCTATGCCCCAACACCGCCACTACATACGACCGGCAAGCCCTTCTCACTCTATACGCCGCCTGTGAAGGCCGCATCCAGAGACAATACCCGAAGATGAAATACCCCTCCATCCTAGAACAAGTATACGACGAGCTAGCCAAGGAAATGGACCTCCAGGAACACGTTACACCTGAAGATAGGGCTGCCTTTGGAGCTAGCATTGGCGCTTGGGAGCCATTCCCAGACACCATTGCCGCCCTGCACCAGTTGAGCAAGCACTTCAAACTTGTCATTTTATCCAACGTAGACAAGGAGTCCTTTAGCAGGACGCTAGCCGGACCATTGGCAGGAATCACATTTGACGCGGTTTATGTGGCGGAAGAAATTGGCTCTTATAAGCCCAGTCTCAATAACTTTGACTATCTAGCTAAGCGTTGCGAGTTGGATTTACAAGTTCCCAAACACAAGATTTTACAGACGGCCTACGCTTTATTTCATGACCTGACGCCTGCAAAGAAGTACGGTCTGGACGTTTGCCTAATCGAACGGAAGCCGAACGTTATGGGCGGCGAGGTGGAGAATTTGGAGGACGGCATTACGTTGGATTTCACGTTTCCCACGCTGAGAGAGATGGTGGATGCTGTTGCATAA